Proteins encoded in a region of the Campylobacter geochelonis genome:
- the ung gene encoding uracil-DNA glycosylase, with translation MQVNLDNVQIENGWKKALKEEFLSPYFANIKENLLQAKKTETVYPPSNLIFNAFNLTPFDSVKVVILGQDPYHGANQAMGLSFSVPKGVRTPPSLVNIYKEIEADLGIKEPNSGDLSYWAKQGVLLLNATLSVAANRANSHSNFGWQTFTDAAIKVLNLDKSGIVFMLWGNNAKAKAALIDCEKHLVLTAAHPSPLARGAFFGCRHFSQCNEYLKKQSKSPIDWDLNNFKEQQG, from the coding sequence ATGCAAGTAAATTTAGACAACGTACAAATAGAAAATGGCTGGAAAAAAGCGCTAAAAGAGGAATTTTTAAGCCCATACTTTGCAAATATCAAAGAGAATTTACTCCAAGCCAAAAAAACCGAAACAGTCTATCCACCATCAAATTTGATTTTTAACGCTTTTAATCTCACGCCGTTTGATAGCGTTAAAGTTGTGATTTTAGGGCAAGATCCTTACCATGGTGCAAATCAAGCCATGGGGCTTAGTTTTTCTGTTCCAAAAGGTGTAAGAACTCCGCCAAGTCTAGTAAATATTTATAAAGAAATCGAGGCTGATTTGGGTATAAAAGAGCCAAATAGCGGGGATTTGAGCTACTGGGCAAAGCAAGGAGTTTTACTTTTAAACGCGACTTTAAGTGTGGCTGCAAACAGAGCAAATTCTCACTCAAATTTTGGTTGGCAAACCTTCACAGACGCAGCCATAAAAGTGCTAAATTTAGATAAAAGTGGCATTGTTTTTATGCTCTGGGGAAATAACGCAAAGGCAAAAGCAGCTCTCATTGACTGCGAGAAACATCTTGTTTTAACAGCAGCTCATCCAAGCCCACTTGCTCGTGGGGCGTTTTTTGGATGTAGGCATTTTAGCCAATGCAACGAGTATCTAAAAAAACAGAGCAAAAGCCCTATAGACTGGGATTTGAATAATTTTAAAGAACAACAAGGATAA
- the thrS gene encoding threonine--tRNA ligase, with protein sequence MSDIIAYKKDGVIIDTQSYDASRDAGASEILYDNSKDALEVIRHSCAHLMAEAITALYPGAKFFVGPAIEDGFYYDFRVTKENGEKLGENDLETIEKKMKELVDAKLDITKTCSTKAEVLAKFKNDDLKQEVLKRIPEGEVSIYSQGNFEDICRGPHVPNTKFLRFFKLTRVAGAYLGGDENREMLTRIYGTAYADKASLLEHIRIIEEAKKRDHRKLGNEMKLFTFDDEIGAGLPIWLPNGARMRSKIEKILFVVHRRRGYEPVRGPEILKADAWKISGHYTNYKENMYFTNIDEQEYGIKPMNCVGHIKVYQSELRSYRDLPLKFFEYGVVHRHEKSGVMHGLFRVREFTQDDAHIFCMPSQIKENVLEILSFVDNIMKNFGFEYEMEISTRPDKAIGDENVWAVATNALKEALDENGFKYGIDEGGGAFYGPKIDIKITDALKRKWQCGTVQVDFNLPERFELGYIDENNEKQRPVMLHRAILGSFERFIGILIEHTAGELPFFIAPTQVVVVPISESHEKYAKEIQTKLRNLEIDSEIYSKNESLNKRIRTAEKARVPMILVIGDSEVENKTVALRDRRARTQSQLGLDEFLDLTQQKLKEVNF encoded by the coding sequence ATGAGCGATATTATCGCATACAAAAAAGATGGTGTCATCATCGACACTCAAAGTTATGATGCTTCCCGCGATGCCGGAGCTAGTGAGATACTTTATGATAACAGCAAAGATGCTCTTGAAGTGATTCGTCACTCTTGCGCTCACCTTATGGCAGAGGCGATTACGGCACTTTATCCAGGAGCAAAATTTTTCGTAGGACCTGCGATAGAAGATGGGTTTTACTATGATTTTAGAGTTACAAAAGAAAATGGCGAAAAACTAGGCGAAAACGACTTAGAAACGATAGAAAAAAAGATGAAAGAGCTAGTTGATGCCAAACTTGACATCACTAAAACTTGCTCGACAAAAGCCGAAGTGTTGGCTAAATTTAAAAATGATGATCTTAAACAAGAGGTGTTAAAACGCATACCAGAAGGCGAAGTCAGCATTTATTCGCAAGGAAATTTTGAAGATATTTGCCGTGGACCGCACGTGCCAAATACTAAATTTTTAAGATTTTTTAAGCTAACTAGAGTGGCTGGAGCGTATCTTGGCGGTGATGAAAACCGTGAAATGCTAACAAGAATTTATGGTACAGCTTACGCCGATAAGGCAAGTTTGCTTGAACATATCCGCATTATCGAAGAGGCTAAAAAGCGTGATCACCGCAAACTTGGCAACGAGATGAAGCTTTTTACGTTTGATGATGAGATTGGAGCTGGACTTCCGATTTGGTTACCAAATGGTGCTAGAATGCGAAGTAAAATAGAAAAAATTCTTTTTGTAGTTCACAGACGCCGTGGTTACGAGCCGGTTCGTGGTCCAGAAATTCTAAAAGCAGACGCATGGAAAATCAGCGGTCACTATACAAACTACAAAGAAAATATGTATTTTACTAACATAGATGAGCAAGAATACGGCATTAAGCCGATGAACTGTGTTGGTCATATCAAGGTTTATCAAAGCGAACTTCGTTCATATCGTGATTTACCACTTAAATTTTTTGAATACGGCGTCGTTCATAGACACGAAAAAAGTGGCGTTATGCACGGGCTTTTTAGGGTTCGTGAATTTACTCAAGATGATGCGCATATTTTCTGTATGCCAAGCCAAATCAAAGAAAACGTTCTTGAAATTTTAAGTTTCGTTGATAATATCATGAAAAATTTTGGCTTTGAGTATGAAATGGAGATTTCAACTCGCCCAGATAAAGCAATCGGCGATGAAAACGTATGGGCAGTGGCTACAAACGCACTTAAAGAAGCGCTTGATGAAAATGGATTCAAATACGGCATAGATGAGGGTGGTGGAGCATTTTATGGTCCAAAAATCGACATCAAAATCACAGATGCGCTAAAACGAAAATGGCAGTGCGGAACTGTACAGGTTGATTTTAACTTACCAGAGCGATTTGAGCTTGGATATATCGATGAAAACAACGAAAAACAACGTCCTGTAATGCTACATCGTGCGATTTTAGGAAGTTTTGAAAGATTTATTGGAATTTTAATCGAACACACAGCCGGCGAGCTTCCATTTTTCATCGCGCCAACGCAAGTTGTGGTTGTGCCAATTAGCGAAAGTCATGAAAAATATGCAAAAGAAATTCAGACAAAACTAAGAAATTTAGAAATAGATAGTGAAATTTATAGTAAAAACGAAAGCCTAAACAAACGCATTCGCACAGCAGAAAAAGCGCGCGTGCCGATGATTTTGGTAATAGGTGATAGTGAAGTAGAAAACAAAACAGTTGCTCTTAGAGATAGAAGAGCTAGAACCCAGTCGCAGCTTGGATTGGACGAGTTTTTAGACTTAACACAACAAAAATTGAAAGAGGTAAATTTTTGA
- the infC gene encoding translation initiation factor IF-3: protein MSKEKDVYLNEDIRASEVRCIGDDGEVFGIISREEALKIASKLGLDLVLIAPDAKPPVCKVMDYGKFRYQQEKKQKEAKKKQKVIEVKEIKLSAKIAQNDISYKVKHAREFLQDGKHVKFRVFLRGREMSSPEVGVELLNKIYLSVSDIGDKDKEPAFEGRYVNMLVLPKRNQ from the coding sequence TTGAGCAAAGAAAAAGATGTATATTTAAACGAAGACATTCGCGCTAGCGAAGTCAGATGTATAGGCGATGATGGTGAGGTTTTTGGGATTATTTCTCGTGAAGAAGCTTTAAAAATTGCAAGTAAACTAGGGCTTGATTTGGTGCTTATAGCTCCAGATGCAAAACCACCAGTTTGTAAAGTGATGGACTATGGCAAATTCCGTTATCAGCAAGAAAAAAAGCAAAAAGAAGCGAAGAAAAAGCAAAAAGTTATCGAAGTTAAAGAGATAAAACTCTCAGCTAAAATCGCACAAAATGACATCAGCTACAAAGTAAAACACGCAAGAGAATTTTTACAAGATGGCAAGCATGTGAAATTCCGCGTATTTTTACGAGGGCGAGAGATGAGTAGCCCAGAAGTCGGAGTGGAATTGCTTAATAAAATTTATCTAAGCGTTAGCGATATCGGAGATAAAGATAAAGAGCCAGCCTTTGAAGGAAGATATGTAAATATGCTTGTGCTTCCTAAAAGAAACCAATAG
- the rpmI gene encoding 50S ribosomal protein L35, with protein sequence MPKMKSVRGAAKRFKVGKNKIKRGSAFRSHILTKMSSKRKRDLRQSQYVDATNVAAVKKMLAV encoded by the coding sequence ATGCCAAAGATGAAGAGCGTTCGCGGTGCAGCTAAGCGTTTTAAAGTAGGCAAAAACAAGATAAAAAGAGGCTCTGCTTTTAGAAGCCATATCTTGACAAAAATGTCTAGCAAACGCAAAAGAGATCTTAGACAATCTCAGTATGTAGACGCGACAAATGTTGCAGCTGTGAAAAAAATGCTTGCTGTGTAA
- the rplT gene encoding 50S ribosomal protein L20: MARVKTGVVRRRRHKKVLKLARGFYSGRRKHFRKAKEQLERSLCYAYRDRRNKKRDFRRLWIIRINAACRLNEISYSRFMNGLKKAGIELDRKVLADMAMNDPEAFSVVAKQAKAAL, from the coding sequence ATGGCAAGAGTAAAAACAGGCGTAGTTAGAAGAAGACGTCATAAAAAAGTTCTAAAGTTAGCAAGAGGCTTTTATAGCGGAAGACGCAAACACTTTAGAAAAGCTAAAGAGCAATTAGAGAGAAGTTTATGTTATGCATACAGAGATAGACGTAACAAAAAGCGAGACTTTAGAAGACTTTGGATTATAAGAATCAATGCGGCATGCAGATTAAACGAGATTAGCTATTCAAGATTTATGAATGGTCTTAAAAAAGCTGGTATCGAATTAGATAGAAAAGTTCTAGCTGATATGGCTATGAACGACCCAGAAGCATTTAGCGTTGTAGCAAAACAAGCTAAAGCAGCTTTATAA